In Burkholderia sp. PAMC 26561, the following are encoded in one genomic region:
- a CDS encoding acyl-CoA dehydrogenase family protein: protein MNLADDPKLATMVPVSKAIANPLDLDDVIAEIAARRDEFDQLSHVPRDMIATMKRARIFRASTPKCFGGDALPPADFMRMLERIAVADGSAAWVAAFGSANVYLAALPLDTQRVIYASGPDQVFAGGLYPIQPAVAAPDGWTVGGQWHFASGCKGADWIGVGIGGAPAGSDSPNAGKPLTAVFRAEEVEIVDNWNVVGMQGTGSHDLRLKDKFVADPWTFVRGSGAVIDEPLYKYPSVSYQAEVHAAVNVGLARAALDLAAEMSGGTKTTTGAPRLADRAYFRIELGRAEAQWSSARAFFYEASEQAWDSITAGNPVTAEQASLLRLSATHAAHVCADVVQQAYRLAGVAAIYRNNRMQRLVRDAMVVTQHAFLGEATYDGAGAIFAGIAPTITPYP from the coding sequence ATGAATCTCGCAGACGATCCCAAGCTGGCGACCATGGTTCCTGTATCGAAGGCGATTGCCAATCCACTCGATCTCGACGATGTCATTGCGGAAATCGCCGCGCGCCGCGATGAATTCGATCAGCTTTCGCACGTGCCCCGCGACATGATCGCCACCATGAAGCGTGCGCGGATCTTCCGTGCCAGCACGCCGAAATGCTTTGGCGGAGACGCGCTGCCGCCCGCCGATTTCATGCGGATGCTCGAACGGATCGCGGTCGCCGACGGCTCGGCGGCGTGGGTCGCCGCCTTCGGCTCGGCGAACGTCTATCTGGCGGCACTTCCTCTCGACACGCAACGCGTGATCTACGCAAGCGGTCCGGATCAGGTTTTTGCCGGCGGCCTGTACCCGATTCAGCCCGCCGTTGCGGCGCCGGACGGCTGGACGGTCGGCGGACAGTGGCACTTCGCGAGCGGCTGCAAGGGCGCGGACTGGATCGGCGTGGGTATTGGCGGCGCACCGGCGGGCAGCGACAGTCCGAACGCCGGCAAGCCACTGACGGCGGTTTTCCGCGCGGAAGAAGTCGAGATCGTCGACAACTGGAACGTCGTCGGCATGCAGGGCACCGGCAGTCACGATCTGCGCCTGAAAGACAAATTCGTGGCCGATCCGTGGACCTTCGTGCGTGGCAGCGGGGCGGTCATCGACGAACCTTTGTATAAATATCCTTCCGTGTCCTATCAGGCTGAAGTCCACGCTGCCGTGAACGTCGGTCTTGCACGCGCCGCGCTCGACCTCGCCGCGGAAATGTCGGGCGGCACGAAAACCACGACGGGCGCGCCGCGCCTCGCCGATCGCGCGTATTTCCGCATCGAGCTCGGCCGCGCCGAGGCGCAATGGAGCAGCGCCCGCGCATTCTTCTACGAAGCGTCCGAGCAAGCGTGGGATTCGATCACCGCCGGAAATCCCGTCACGGCCGAGCAAGCCAGCCTGTTGCGCCTGAGCGCCACCCACGCGGCCCATGTGTGCGCGGATGTGGTCCAGCAGGCGTACCGGCTCGCCGGTGTCGCGGCAATCTACCGGAATAACCGGATGCAGCGCCTCGTTCGCGACGCCATGGTCGTCACCCAGCACGCTTTCCTGGGCGAAGCGACCTATGACGGCGCCGGTGCGATTTTCGCGGGCATCGCGCCCACGATCACGCCGTATCCGTAA
- a CDS encoding LysR family transcriptional regulator — MDAMNPTNSGPASGLTDLNLLRVFLAIWDLRSLTAAGERLGLTQPAVSHSLRRLRTLFDDPLFVRTPQTMVPTEAAIRLHGPLDEAFSIISLAMQAHGHFDPASASRVFKLSMSDMSEFYFLPPLLAALEGSAPKIRFEIVQLASESAGAAMRAGEIDLALGYVPGLAEGCISDTLFSDEHVCLIRAGHPLKAKKASKEDLAALRYVYASTNATGHRMIEQWLAELGMERDIVLRLPHFTVAQEIVRSTDLAMIFPRSIAERFNRSRAFRLLALPFDLPAIEVKIHTHVRFASDAGIRWLRDTLLDMFAAKP, encoded by the coding sequence ATGGATGCCATGAACCCGACGAATAGCGGCCCCGCCAGCGGCCTTACCGACCTCAACCTGTTGCGCGTCTTTCTCGCCATCTGGGACTTGCGCAGCCTCACGGCAGCGGGCGAACGGCTCGGCCTGACGCAACCGGCGGTCAGCCATTCACTGCGGCGCCTGCGCACGCTCTTCGACGACCCGCTGTTCGTGCGCACGCCGCAGACCATGGTGCCGACCGAAGCGGCCATCCGCCTGCACGGCCCCCTCGACGAAGCGTTCAGCATCATCAGTCTCGCAATGCAGGCGCACGGTCACTTCGATCCGGCCAGCGCCTCACGTGTCTTCAAGCTGTCGATGTCGGATATGTCGGAGTTCTACTTTCTGCCGCCGCTACTGGCCGCGCTGGAAGGCAGCGCGCCGAAGATCCGCTTCGAGATCGTGCAGCTCGCCTCGGAGTCGGCGGGCGCGGCCATGCGTGCTGGCGAGATCGATCTCGCGCTCGGCTATGTGCCGGGGCTTGCGGAAGGCTGTATCAGCGACACGCTCTTCTCCGACGAACATGTCTGCCTGATTCGCGCGGGACATCCGCTGAAGGCAAAAAAGGCATCGAAGGAGGATCTAGCCGCGTTGCGCTATGTCTACGCGAGCACGAACGCCACGGGCCATCGCATGATTGAGCAGTGGCTCGCGGAACTCGGCATGGAACGCGATATCGTGCTGCGCCTGCCGCATTTCACGGTCGCACAGGAAATCGTTCGGAGTACGGATCTTGCGATGATCTTCCCGCGCAGTATTGCGGAACGATTCAACCGGTCCAGGGCGTTCCGGCTGCTGGCGCTACCGTTCGATCTGCCGGCTATAGAAGTGAAGATACATACGCATGTCCGCTTCGCCAGCGACGCCGGCATTCGCTGGCTGCGCGACACGCTGCTCGACATGTTCGCCGCGAAGCCCTGA
- a CDS encoding EthD family reductase: protein MDACLFLIANARATADAAPTPDPAVLHAIAAGFAGIRRTVVHIPAEGGASDPYLHAEAPPRCTLQAYFDNIDALENVLRDGGEAHALLAVPGLKECELAQQVMAVRRYPVPDAGTQLADTPRCTYMVSYEGPAEDLNAWLSHYIDSHPPIMARFPGIREIEIYTRMDSRSALPIERSHAMQRNKVVFDSPDALNAALASPVRHEMRADFRNFPPFSGANQHLPMISRARDY, encoded by the coding sequence ATGGATGCCTGCCTTTTTCTGATCGCGAACGCCCGCGCCACGGCAGATGCCGCGCCCACGCCCGATCCCGCCGTGCTTCACGCAATCGCCGCAGGCTTTGCCGGCATCAGGCGCACGGTCGTGCATATCCCCGCGGAAGGCGGCGCCAGCGACCCTTACTTGCACGCCGAAGCGCCGCCGCGCTGCACGCTGCAAGCGTATTTCGACAATATCGATGCACTGGAGAACGTCCTGCGAGACGGCGGCGAGGCGCATGCATTGCTGGCCGTGCCGGGACTGAAGGAATGCGAACTGGCGCAGCAGGTCATGGCCGTGCGGCGCTATCCGGTGCCGGACGCGGGCACGCAACTCGCGGATACGCCACGTTGCACGTATATGGTCAGCTACGAAGGGCCTGCGGAAGACCTGAATGCCTGGCTGAGTCATTACATCGACAGCCACCCACCCATCATGGCCCGCTTTCCCGGTATCCGCGAGATCGAGATTTACACGCGGATGGATTCCCGCAGCGCATTGCCGATCGAGCGATCGCATGCAATGCAGCGCAACAAGGTCGTCTTCGATTCACCGGACGCACTGAACGCGGCGCTGGCCTCGCCCGTGCGTCACGAAATGCGCGCCGACTTCCGGAATTTCCCGCCCTTCAGCGGTGCCAACCAGCACTTGCCGATGATCAGCCGCGCGCGTGACTACTGA
- a CDS encoding NADP-dependent oxidoreductase has product MKAVQYSRYGTPDVLDLATHDDPVPGPGEVRIRLDAAAFSPIDAKLRSGALQAHFSLTFPKIPGRDGTGVIDEIGADVEGFSIGDRVCVAADPTRSGTYAEAVVCASQRVVKRPDNLSIAQAAALLQPGVSAWIAMVRTGVLSAGMRVLIHGGSGAVGSQMIQLARHLGLDVTTTCRAVNVDYVLGLGAHRAIAYDKDDFGTLRQFDAVFDVIGGDTHARSYPVLKPGGQLIYLTALPFRNDADHYGVTVTRAMISDTPEALEAVAQLAADGVLIPGVIDTLPLAFAAEAHRRFEAGGVSRGRIVLTMREDE; this is encoded by the coding sequence ATGAAAGCAGTCCAGTATTCCCGCTATGGGACGCCCGATGTTCTCGACCTCGCCACGCACGACGACCCGGTGCCCGGTCCGGGCGAAGTACGCATTCGCCTCGACGCGGCAGCGTTTTCTCCCATCGACGCAAAGCTGCGCTCCGGCGCATTGCAGGCGCATTTCTCTCTGACCTTTCCGAAGATTCCAGGGCGCGACGGCACGGGTGTGATCGATGAAATTGGCGCGGACGTGGAAGGGTTTTCCATTGGCGATCGCGTCTGCGTCGCGGCCGATCCGACTCGCAGCGGCACCTATGCGGAAGCGGTCGTTTGCGCGTCGCAGCGTGTTGTAAAAAGACCGGACAACCTCTCGATTGCACAGGCGGCGGCGTTACTGCAACCCGGTGTGAGCGCATGGATCGCGATGGTCCGGACCGGCGTACTTTCAGCAGGCATGCGGGTGCTGATCCACGGCGGTTCGGGCGCGGTCGGCAGCCAGATGATCCAGCTTGCGCGTCATCTCGGCCTGGACGTCACGACGACCTGCCGTGCGGTGAATGTGGACTATGTGCTCGGGCTCGGCGCGCATCGCGCGATTGCCTACGACAAAGACGATTTCGGCACGCTTCGCCAATTCGATGCGGTCTTCGACGTGATTGGCGGCGACACGCATGCACGCTCGTATCCGGTGCTGAAACCGGGCGGACAACTCATCTATCTGACTGCGCTGCCGTTCAGGAACGACGCCGACCATTACGGCGTCACGGTCACCCGCGCGATGATCTCGGACACGCCCGAAGCACTGGAAGCGGTCGCGCAACTCGCCGCCGACGGCGTCCTAATTCCCGGCGTGATCGATACCTTGCCGCTGGCTTTCGCTGCCGAAGCGCACCGGCGATTCGAAGCAGGCGGCGTCTCGCGTGGCCGGATCGTGCTGACAATGAGAGAAGATGAATGA
- a CDS encoding HpcH/HpaI aldolase family protein, translating to MQTISDVLPVPQSMQKAFAENRALSCAWFAMGSTPLVEIGLAAVPDLIVIDRQHGLWERSALEAVIGIARHQVPVIVRVAENSARAIAEALDAGAASALIPLVESADEARRAISFGRYPPFGQRSAGGVRPLMAGIASMQNDGERISIGVMIETVAGVEQVEAIAAVEGLGYLFIGTGDLSLSRIGGAADAVERDCARILAAARANKLPCGIYTGSTQDALAARDMGFDFVIAASDIEVVRAGFELAVSALRA from the coding sequence ATGCAAACAATTTCCGATGTCCTTCCCGTACCCCAGTCGATGCAAAAAGCGTTCGCCGAGAACCGAGCGCTGTCATGCGCGTGGTTCGCGATGGGCAGCACGCCGCTGGTGGAAATCGGTCTGGCCGCCGTGCCGGATCTGATCGTCATCGACCGGCAACATGGTTTGTGGGAGCGTAGTGCGCTCGAAGCGGTAATCGGTATCGCACGCCATCAGGTTCCCGTGATCGTGCGCGTGGCGGAGAATTCCGCCCGGGCGATCGCCGAAGCGCTCGATGCCGGCGCGGCGTCGGCGCTGATTCCGCTGGTCGAATCCGCCGACGAAGCCCGCCGAGCGATCTCGTTCGGGCGCTATCCGCCGTTTGGACAGCGCTCGGCTGGCGGTGTCAGACCGTTGATGGCCGGCATTGCGTCGATGCAAAACGATGGCGAGCGTATCTCGATCGGCGTGATGATCGAGACGGTTGCGGGCGTGGAACAGGTCGAAGCGATCGCGGCGGTCGAGGGGCTGGGTTATCTGTTCATCGGCACGGGCGATCTGTCGCTGTCGCGGATTGGCGGCGCGGCTGACGCGGTCGAACGGGATTGCGCGCGGATTCTCGCGGCGGCACGGGCCAACAAGCTGCCTTGCGGCATCTATACCGGTTCGACGCAGGATGCGCTGGCCGCGCGCGACATGGGCTTCGACTTCGTGATCGCCGCGAGCGACATCGAGGTCGTGCGCGCTGGCTTTGAGCTGGCGGTATCGGCGCTCAGGGCATGA
- a CDS encoding ABC transporter permease has product MLRLISTVLSRRLTAAIPTLLMLSLIVFVVLRLIPADPLAMMLPPNATPADAAALRHQLGLDKPIPAQFLIWLMNALHGNLGASISFQQPVATLIGSTLPATLELCVSALVISLIISVPGGVFAYAVTDRRGELPVGFAVVLMQSVPSFLWALLLIALLGVYLPVLPFSGRVGDGIPMPHVTGFLLIDFLLKGEFGDWVSAVSHLVLPSLALAFGFAPLVIRVLRSSLLDQRNESYVGVARLRGVSESRILWRHMLKNAALPALTMIGVQFGFLFGGALLVEMIFSFPGVGNLMVQAVRNNDLVLIQGIAIVFCALMLVINAIVDTLYVIMNPRLRKSA; this is encoded by the coding sequence ATGCTGCGGCTGATCTCTACCGTGCTGTCGCGCCGGCTCACCGCGGCGATTCCCACGCTGCTGATGCTCTCGCTGATCGTATTCGTCGTGTTGCGGCTCATTCCCGCCGATCCCCTCGCGATGATGCTGCCCCCGAACGCCACGCCCGCCGACGCCGCCGCGTTGCGTCATCAACTCGGGCTCGATAAACCGATTCCCGCCCAGTTCCTGATCTGGCTGATGAATGCGCTGCACGGCAACCTGGGGGCATCGATCTCATTCCAGCAACCGGTCGCCACGCTGATTGGTTCGACCCTGCCGGCCACGCTCGAACTCTGTGTAAGCGCGCTCGTGATCTCGCTGATCATCAGCGTGCCCGGCGGCGTGTTCGCCTACGCGGTCACCGATCGTCGCGGAGAGTTGCCGGTCGGCTTCGCGGTCGTGCTGATGCAGTCGGTGCCGTCGTTCTTGTGGGCATTGCTGCTGATCGCGCTGCTCGGCGTGTACTTGCCGGTGCTGCCGTTTTCCGGCCGGGTCGGCGACGGCATCCCGATGCCGCATGTCACCGGTTTCCTGCTGATCGACTTCCTGCTGAAGGGCGAATTCGGCGACTGGGTGAGCGCGGTGAGCCACCTCGTCCTGCCTTCGCTGGCGCTCGCGTTTGGTTTCGCGCCACTCGTGATCCGCGTTCTGCGTTCGAGCCTGCTCGATCAGCGCAACGAATCGTATGTCGGTGTCGCGCGGTTGCGGGGAGTATCCGAGAGCCGGATCCTGTGGCGTCACATGTTGAAGAATGCGGCGCTGCCCGCGCTGACCATGATCGGCGTGCAGTTCGGCTTCCTATTCGGCGGTGCGCTGCTCGTCGAAATGATCTTCTCGTTTCCGGGTGTCGGCAACCTGATGGTGCAGGCCGTGCGCAACAACGACCTCGTGCTGATCCAGGGTATTGCGATCGTGTTCTGCGCGCTGATGCTGGTGATCAACGCGATTGTCGATACGCTCTACGTCATCATGAATCCGCGTCTGCGCAAGTCGGCGTGA
- a CDS encoding FAD-binding oxidoreductase has product MTMTRSSGTFGERLVAELGVDLVTLAADLGTRRVRDWSGTPGAEPVALIRPRTTQDVSRALAFCHANRQAIVTQGGLTGLAGGANLLGGEVALSLERMSAIEEIDPVSGAITVQAGAVLQRVQEAADTAGMMFPLDLGARGSCTIGGNLATNAGGNRVIKYGMARDHVLGLEAVLADGTVVSDLHKMIKNNSGYDLKNLLIGSEGTLGVITRAVMRLAPRPAGVSTAWCGLPDFAAVTRLLQHARARMSGGVSAFEVMWPSYYDYVLANVTTVRAPLDTRHAFYVLLESVGPDAGLQAEAFETMLGEMLDAGVIENAALASSAADAARFWAVRDAPAEFPLLLPGLIGFDISFSIADIGAVAQQCEAMLHARWPGIRTLVYGHLGDGNLHVIAHLKDAPPDLEEHVDAAVYALTREWHGAVSAEHGIGAKKRAYLGHTRDAGAIAAMHAIKRALDPLNLLNPGKVLTEAAPGMSSLTGAL; this is encoded by the coding sequence ATGACCATGACGCGATCATCGGGGACTTTCGGTGAACGGCTCGTCGCCGAATTGGGCGTCGATCTCGTGACGCTCGCGGCCGACCTCGGTACCCGCCGGGTGCGCGACTGGAGCGGCACGCCCGGGGCGGAGCCCGTCGCGTTGATCCGGCCGCGCACGACTCAGGACGTATCGCGGGCACTCGCGTTCTGCCATGCGAACCGGCAGGCCATCGTCACGCAGGGCGGCCTGACCGGGCTCGCCGGTGGCGCGAATCTCCTGGGTGGCGAAGTCGCGTTGAGCCTGGAGCGCATGAGCGCGATCGAGGAGATCGATCCGGTCTCCGGCGCGATCACCGTGCAGGCGGGCGCCGTGCTGCAACGCGTGCAGGAAGCCGCCGATACCGCCGGCATGATGTTTCCGCTCGATCTGGGGGCGCGCGGCAGTTGCACGATCGGTGGCAATCTCGCGACCAACGCGGGAGGAAACCGTGTCATCAAATACGGCATGGCGCGCGATCACGTGCTCGGTCTGGAAGCCGTGCTCGCCGATGGCACCGTCGTCAGCGATCTGCACAAGATGATCAAGAACAACAGCGGCTATGACCTCAAGAATCTGCTGATCGGCAGCGAAGGGACGCTGGGTGTCATCACCCGCGCCGTCATGCGGCTTGCGCCGAGGCCGGCGGGGGTATCGACGGCATGGTGCGGGTTGCCCGATTTCGCGGCCGTCACGCGCCTGCTGCAGCATGCGCGGGCCCGCATGTCGGGCGGCGTCTCGGCGTTCGAAGTCATGTGGCCGAGTTACTACGACTACGTGCTGGCGAATGTGACGACCGTGCGCGCGCCGCTCGACACCCGGCACGCGTTCTACGTGCTGCTCGAGAGCGTCGGCCCGGATGCCGGGCTGCAGGCCGAAGCGTTCGAAACCATGCTGGGCGAGATGCTCGATGCCGGCGTGATCGAGAACGCCGCGCTCGCCAGTTCCGCCGCCGACGCCGCCCGTTTCTGGGCCGTGCGCGACGCGCCCGCCGAATTTCCCCTTTTGCTGCCCGGACTGATCGGTTTCGACATCAGCTTCTCGATTGCGGATATCGGCGCGGTGGCGCAGCAGTGCGAAGCCATGCTGCACGCGCGCTGGCCCGGCATTCGCACGCTGGTCTACGGCCATCTCGGCGACGGCAACCTGCACGTCATCGCGCATCTGAAAGACGCACCGCCCGATCTGGAAGAGCATGTCGATGCCGCCGTCTACGCACTGACGCGCGAGTGGCATGGCGCGGTATCGGCGGAACATGGCATTGGCGCGAAGAAGCGCGCGTATCTGGGCCACACTCGCGACGCCGGTGCAATCGCCGCGATGCACGCGATCAAGCGCGCGCTCGATCCCCTCAACCTGCTCAATCCCGGCAAGGTGCTCACCGAAGCCGCGCCGGGGATGTCGAGCCTCACTGGAGCGCTGTGA
- a CDS encoding ABC transporter permease, which translates to MSTTPLSSKHDMKADMLHETPSVDPAPEAAAPIAGAVSATRRARRKPSVNLWLGGAIVLGVLVCAVFAPWLAPHNPLDQDLLHMLSPPAWMDGGDSAFPLGTDSLGRDVLSRLLYGSRIALTVAVIAAFGAGIVGSVLAILAGYFGGWVDRSISYLVDLWMSFPPVVLSLVLMVSLGVGIENVILSIVLVDWTRFCRVVRSEVMVVRQRDYVLAAQLLNFTHLRIMVREILPAALPLMITLFSLEMGVAITVEALLSFIGLSVPANVTAWGVMIADARVSMHDSLSGLLFPVLAIVITVLGCNLLGDGLRVALDPRMRGKGE; encoded by the coding sequence ATGTCCACGACCCCATTGAGTTCGAAGCACGATATGAAGGCTGACATGCTGCACGAAACCCCTTCCGTCGATCCCGCGCCGGAAGCCGCCGCGCCGATCGCCGGCGCCGTTTCCGCGACGAGACGTGCGCGCCGCAAGCCGTCCGTCAACCTGTGGCTCGGCGGTGCGATCGTGCTGGGCGTGCTCGTCTGCGCCGTGTTCGCGCCGTGGCTCGCGCCCCACAATCCGCTCGACCAGGACTTGCTGCACATGCTGTCGCCGCCTGCGTGGATGGACGGCGGCGACAGCGCGTTTCCACTCGGCACCGACAGCCTCGGGCGCGATGTGTTGTCGCGTCTGCTCTATGGCAGCCGGATTGCATTGACCGTTGCCGTGATCGCCGCCTTCGGCGCGGGCATCGTGGGTAGCGTGCTGGCGATTCTCGCGGGTTATTTCGGCGGCTGGGTCGACCGCAGCATCAGTTATCTCGTCGATCTGTGGATGTCGTTTCCGCCCGTCGTGCTGTCGCTGGTGCTGATGGTGAGTCTCGGCGTGGGGATAGAGAACGTGATCCTGTCGATCGTGCTGGTGGACTGGACGCGCTTTTGCCGCGTCGTGCGCTCCGAGGTCATGGTCGTTCGTCAGCGCGACTATGTGCTCGCGGCACAACTGCTCAACTTCACGCACCTGCGCATCATGGTGCGCGAGATCCTGCCGGCCGCCCTGCCGCTGATGATCACGCTCTTCTCACTCGAGATGGGCGTGGCGATTACCGTGGAGGCGCTGCTGAGTTTCATCGGCCTGAGCGTGCCGGCGAACGTGACGGCGTGGGGGGTAATGATCGCGGACGCGCGTGTGTCCATGCATGATTCGTTATCCGGACTATTATTTCCGGTGCTGGCAATCGTGATCACGGTGCTCGGTTGCAATCTGCTGGGCGACGGCCTGCGGGTCGCGCTCGATCCGCGCATGCGCGGCAAAGGAGAATGA
- a CDS encoding IS630 family transposase, with product MGKMNLTDTERAQLLSAARSRTVRAADVRRAKLILMLEDGESRDGIMSALGCDSRFIARWSGRFLNERLAGMYARHPGRAPVQPPAKLEARVLSRTLKHKPSDGSTHWSSYKLAAELGDVSVSAVQRIWRKHGIKPQRLERHMVSNDPDFETKAADVIGLYLNPPAHAAVFCADEKTAIQALERKDRMLPLSPGRAESHGFEYKRNGTLSLFAAFNTATGEVPGKTASRHTSEQFVAFLTDVVASQPKRREIHVICDNVSSHKTQRVVDFLTAHRNVRLHFTPTYSSWLNQVENWFSRIQRDVIARGVFTSVKDLDRKLMRYIREHNQNPKPIKWKYDDPSSRIRPVPSQ from the coding sequence ATGGGCAAAATGAATCTGACTGATACCGAACGTGCGCAATTACTTTCAGCGGCACGCAGCCGAACGGTGCGCGCGGCGGACGTGCGACGTGCAAAACTGATCTTGATGCTCGAGGACGGTGAATCGCGCGACGGGATCATGAGCGCACTGGGCTGCGACTCACGTTTCATCGCACGTTGGTCGGGGCGCTTCCTCAACGAGCGACTGGCCGGCATGTACGCTCGCCACCCCGGGCGCGCTCCTGTGCAGCCGCCTGCCAAGTTGGAAGCGCGGGTACTCAGCCGCACCCTCAAGCACAAACCATCCGACGGTTCGACACACTGGAGCAGCTACAAGCTCGCAGCAGAACTGGGCGACGTGTCGGTCTCGGCCGTGCAGCGCATTTGGCGCAAACACGGCATCAAGCCGCAGCGTTTGGAACGACACATGGTCTCCAACGACCCGGACTTCGAGACCAAGGCGGCCGACGTGATTGGGCTGTATCTGAATCCGCCGGCGCACGCGGCGGTGTTCTGCGCGGATGAGAAGACTGCGATCCAGGCACTTGAGCGTAAGGACCGGATGCTGCCGCTGTCGCCGGGACGCGCCGAGAGCCATGGCTTCGAATACAAACGCAACGGGACACTCAGCCTGTTCGCGGCGTTCAATACGGCGACCGGCGAGGTGCCGGGCAAGACGGCGTCGCGCCACACCAGCGAGCAGTTTGTGGCCTTTCTGACTGACGTCGTCGCCAGCCAGCCCAAACGTCGGGAAATCCACGTCATTTGCGATAACGTAAGCAGCCACAAGACGCAGCGGGTGGTCGACTTTCTCACCGCGCATCGCAACGTACGCTTGCACTTCACGCCGACTTACTCGTCGTGGCTTAACCAGGTCGAAAACTGGTTCTCACGCATTCAGCGTGATGTGATCGCCCGCGGCGTCTTCACTTCGGTGAAGGATCTGGATCGCAAACTGATGCGTTATATCCGCGAGCACAATCAGAATCCGAAACCAATCAAATGGAAATATGACGATCCTTCCAGTCGAATTCGCCCGGTGCCAAGTCAATGA
- the hpaC gene encoding 4-hydroxyphenylacetate 3-monooxygenase, reductase component: MNDTDNRKLFREAMAHLSAAVNIITTDGPHGRCGITASAVCSVTDSPPTMLVCVNRSSATHAVFAGNGHVCINVLPGNHQELARHFAGMTNLPMHARFEQQTWTAGRLGMPVLADALASLEGRIVERKTVGSHSVMFVEVADIVVRRDGDGLIYFDRNFHRLARIARTPVAC; encoded by the coding sequence ATGAACGACACCGATAACCGAAAACTGTTCCGCGAGGCGATGGCGCATCTGTCGGCGGCGGTCAACATCATCACCACGGACGGTCCGCACGGGCGGTGCGGTATCACGGCAAGCGCGGTGTGTTCCGTGACCGACAGCCCGCCCACCATGCTCGTCTGCGTGAACCGGTCGAGTGCCACACACGCGGTGTTCGCGGGCAACGGCCATGTCTGTATCAATGTGCTGCCCGGCAATCACCAGGAACTCGCGCGTCATTTTGCCGGCATGACCAACCTACCGATGCACGCCCGCTTCGAGCAGCAGACCTGGACGGCCGGGCGTCTCGGCATGCCCGTTCTCGCCGACGCGCTCGCGAGCCTGGAAGGACGCATCGTGGAGCGGAAGACGGTGGGTTCGCACTCGGTGATGTTCGTGGAAGTCGCCGATATCGTGGTGCGGCGCGATGGCGACGGCCTGATCTACTTCGATCGAAATTTTCACCGGCTGGCGCGTATCGCGAGAACGCCGGTGGCCTGTTGA
- a CDS encoding class II aldolase/adducin family protein, which translates to MPSVSATNAQLPIACSDTEWAARVKLAATYRVFFMLGWHELIFNHITLRIPGSHDQLLINPFGLAYDEVTASNLVKIDLTGKILSDSRYPVNPAGLTIHSAVHGNIPDAHCVMHIHTTASVAVACMEEGLEDNNIYSSQLYDKVAYHTFEGTTVHDEEKSRMVASLSNKRLMILRNHGLLAHGATLGHAFVLIWTLNRACEIQLATHSMRGKTILVDPEISERSTRDALQYDPRFGGGDQVLDALIRRLDRTDTSYQQ; encoded by the coding sequence ATGCCATCTGTAAGCGCAACAAATGCGCAACTTCCCATTGCCTGTTCTGACACCGAGTGGGCCGCACGCGTTAAGTTGGCCGCGACTTATCGCGTTTTTTTTATGCTCGGTTGGCACGAACTCATTTTCAACCATATAACCTTGCGCATACCGGGAAGTCACGATCAGTTACTGATCAATCCGTTCGGTCTCGCCTATGACGAGGTCACCGCATCAAACCTTGTGAAGATCGACCTTACTGGCAAGATTCTCAGTGACAGTCGCTATCCCGTGAATCCGGCCGGTTTGACCATCCACAGCGCGGTACACGGCAATATTCCCGACGCGCATTGCGTAATGCACATCCACACCACCGCGAGTGTGGCGGTGGCGTGCATGGAGGAGGGTCTGGAAGACAACAACATCTATTCATCGCAACTGTACGACAAGGTCGCGTATCACACCTTCGAAGGCACGACGGTGCACGATGAAGAGAAGTCGCGCATGGTGGCGTCGTTGAGCAACAAGCGTCTGATGATCCTGCGCAACCATGGCCTGCTTGCGCATGGTGCTACCCTCGGCCACGCGTTCGTGCTGATCTGGACGCTCAATCGCGCCTGCGAAATTCAGCTCGCGACCCATTCCATGCGCGGTAAGACGATCCTCGTCGATCCGGAGATCAGCGAGCGTTCGACCCGCGATGCGCTGCAATACGATCCGCGTTTTGGCGGTGGCGATCAGGTGCTCGACGCCCTGATCCGTCGCCTGGACCGTACCGATACGAGCTACCAGCAGTAA